ACGTGCGGCTGACCGACGGGTTGCGCACGGTGTGGGACGACTTCCGCGACGCTGACGGCAGGGTGTCCGTAGCGACATGACCACTCGACTGTTGCGCGCAGTCCGCCAGCACTGGCTGCTGGTGCTGTTCCTGTTCGCCGGCGTGCTGCTGCGGATCGTGGTGGAGATCGCGTACCAGCCGGCGCTGCTCTACATCGACTCATTCCGGTACCTGAAGGACCTCGGGGTCTTCTTCCCGGGCAACATCAACCCCATCGGCTACGAGGTGTTGCTGCTCGGTCCGGTCCTGTTGGTCGGTGATCTGGGGCTCGTGGCGATAGTGCAGCACCTGCTGGGACTGGGGCTGGCACTCTCCAGTTACGCGTTGCTGATGCGTTTCGGATGCAGGCGGTGGTTGGCCGCGCTCGCGGTGGCTCCGGTGCTGCTGGACGCCTACCAGCTCCAGATCGAGCACCTGATCATGTCCGACCTGTTGTTCCAGGTACTGCTGCTGCTCGTGGTTCTCCTGCTGACCTGGTGGGGCACTCCCGGTCCCCGACTGGCTCTGCTGGGGGGGCTGTTGCTCGGCGGCTCAGTGCTGGTGCGCCTGGTCGGTCTCACCCTTGTGGTGCCGGCTGCGGTGTTCGTGCTGCTGGCTGCCGGGCTGCGTCCCAGGGACGGCTGGAAGCGGCGACTGGGTTCGGCCCTGGCGCTGGTGGCAGGCTTCGTGCTCATGCTCTCCACCTACGCGGGGTACCACATGTACTGGACCGGCTACCCCGCTCTCGGCGGCTCCACCGGTAGCGTCGTCTTCGGGCGCACCGCGATGGTCGCCGACTGCGAGCGACTCGAACTGACGCCCGCTCAGCGAGCCGTGTGCCCGGAGGCTCCGGTGGCCGAGCGCAAGCGCACGGGTATCGACTACTACATACACTTCTTCCACAACGAGGTCGACGCCGCTGAACTGCCCGAGGAGGTCAGTTACTCCGAGGCACAGCACTCGCTGGCGTTCAAGGTGCTGCGCAGCCAGCCCTTCGAAGTGTTCGGAGGTATAGCCGAGGACTTCGCCAAGGGCTTCGCGCCGATGCGGACACTTTCCCCCGGTGACGTTCCGCTGGCCCGCTGGCAGTTCCAGACCGAGTACCCGCTCTACACTGATGAGTGGGTAACGCGGGATTGGCTGGAGTATTACGATCAGGGGAGTTACTCCGTCAACGAGCGTGCGGCGGGTTTCCTGCGCGCATACCAGCTGGGGGGAGGTTACACTCCTGGCACCGTTCTGGGGCTGGCTCTGGTCCTTACCGTAGCGGCGATGCTGGGGGTGGGGCGAGCCCGTCGGAGTGGACTCCGGGCCGTCTGCCTGCTTTCCGGCGGTTTGGGTACCGCGGTGTTGTTCACGGCGGCGGCGATGGAGTTCTCCTGGCGCTATCAGCTACCCGCACTCGTTCTGCTGCCACTGGCGGGTGCGTTGGGGATCACGGCCATTACCGGCCGCCGAATTGATACGAAGGGTTCCGCGACGAACCGGTAGCCGAGATCACGGCACGAAGGAGCACGAGATGCCGACGACCTTTCCCGACGAGGTCGATGAGGAAGCACTGGCCGATTACGCGGCGCGATACGGTGATCACCGGTTCGCGTCGGTGGTGGTGCTGATCGCCGCCTACAACGAACGGGACGCCATACCAGCCGTGCTGGAGGGGATTCCCGGTTCCAGCTGCGATCTCGACGTGGACACCCTGGTGGTCGTCGACGGGGCCTCCGATGACACCGCCGACGTGGCCGTGAGGCACGGCGCCTACACCTGTGTGGCCGGCACCAACCGTGGCCAGGGGGCAGCGCTGCGGCTCGGTTACCGGCTGGCAGCGGAACGCGGTGCGAGTTACGTGGTCACCACGGATGCCGACGGGCAGTACGAGATCGACGAGCTTCCCCGGTTATTGCGCCCGATCCTCGACGACGAGGCGGACTTCGTCACCGGCTCGCGCAGGTTGGGGAGCAGTGAGAATCCGCAGCTGCTGCGCCGCCTGGGTACCTACGTGTTCGCCTGGCTGGTCAGCGTGATGACCGGACAGCGCATCACCGACACGTCTTTCGGATTCCGTGCGATGCGGGTCGAGGTGGCCAACTCGGTTCGACTGGAACAACAGCAGTACCAGTCTTCCGAGCTTCTGGTGGGTGTGCTGGCGCGTGGGTACCGGGTCCGTGAACAGGCCATGACCATGCGGCAGCGGGTGGCCGGTGTCAGCAAGAAGGGCAACAACGTGCTCTACGGCTATCGCTACAGCAGAGTGGTGCTGGGCACCTGGCTCCGGGAGCGCCGTGCCAGGCGGCTCTCCGGTGCGGCCGGGGCCTCTTCGCCGGACGAGCAGGTCAACGAACCTGCTCGTGCCGCCGGGGAGTAGCGAAGACCACGCGGTCGAGCAGGAAGAACTTGACCACGAACATCAGGAGGTAGGTACCGAGGTAAGCTCCCCACACGAGGGCCACTCTGCGAACCTCGGAATCGGCGAAGAGATTGTGGGCGAGGTCTTCCGTGTAGTTGGTGGCGACCGCCGCTATCAGGAAGGTGGCCACCGAGACCAGTGCGAACCGTGTCAGTTCACCGCCCAGCCGATGGCTGCCGGCGCTTCCCCAGTTCCGGCGATTGAGGAAGAAGTTCGGGACCGCTCCGGCGAGCCACCCCAGCACGGTGGACAGGGTCGATGCCGAACCGATCCAGTAGGAGACGACGAATACGAGCTGACTGCTGATGGTCGCCAACGCGGAGACCGCGGCGAAACCACGTAGCAGTCTCCAGTACCGGCCTGTGCCGCCGGGCTTCGAAGGCGGCTCCGGGGTAGCGGCCACGTTTGCTTCCCTCCGGGTGGAAGAGTGGTTGTCTGGAACGAGCTCCACGAACTGTACGGAAGTGGCTTCGCCATCCGGTCGACGGATGAGAGCATGCCGTGCGTGGAGGTGGGGTTGGCTGTTGCGCCGCAGCAGTTAGCCTTTCACATCGAACACGATAGTGTGGTGAGGGCTTGAGTCGCGCACAGCGTGTTCGATGAATTAAATTCTGTGGATACCCACAAGGTGCGGGTGTCGCGGAACGGACCCTGATAGGTGGCAGCCACGGTCTCGTTACACACGGGCACCGATGGATGCCGACATTTTGTAGAGGAGAAGAAGGCGTGCGAATCCTCGTCCTCGGTGGGGACGGCTATCTTGGTTGGCCGACCGCTCTGCATCTGTCCGACTGCGGTCACGACGTGGCCGTGGCAGACAACTTCGCCCGTAGGGCCTACGACCACGAAATGGGCGTACGCAGTCTGGTTCCGGCGGAGCCGCTGCAGGTGCGTGTCGATGCCTGGCGAGAGGTTTCCGGGCAGGACATCAAGATGTACTACGGTGATCTCGTCGACGCCGACTTCACCGTCGAGATGATCCGGGACTTCCGTCCTGACACCATCGTGCACTTCGCCGAACAGCGAGCCGCCCCCTACTCGATGATCGACCGTAAACACGCGGTCTACACACAGCAGAACAACGTTGTCGGCAACCTCAACGTGCTGTTCGCGATCCAGGAAGTCGATCCGGAGATTCACCTGGTCAAGCTCGGCACCATGGGTGAGTACGGCACGCCCAACATCGATATCGAAGAGGGCTGGCTGGAAGTCACCCACAAGGGTCGCACCGACCGCATGCTGTACCCGAAGAAGCCCGGCTCCTTCTACCACCTCAGCAAGGTGCACGACAGCCACAACATCGAGTTCGCCTGCCGTATCTGGGGGCTGCGTGCCACCGACCTCAACCAGGGCGTCGTGTACGGGCAGGAAACGCCGCAGACCGTGCGCGACCCGCGGTTGGCGACCCGGTTCGACTACGATGCCATCTTCGGTACGGTGCTCAACCGCTTCGTGATCCAGGCAGTGCTCGGGCATCCCCTCACTGTTTACGGAACCGGCAGCCAGACACGCGGTGTCATCGATATCAGGGACACCGTGGAGTGCATCCGCCTCGCCGCCGAGAGCCCCGCCGACAAGGGTGAGTTCCGGGTCTTCAACCAGATGACCGAGAGCTTCTCGGTCGAGGAGATCGCCAAGACGGTCGCCAACAACTACCACGGCACCGTTGAGGTGGAGTACCTCGACAACCCCCGTGTGGAGCAGGACCAGCACTACTACAACGTGGTGCACACGGGCCTGGTCGAGCTCGGGTTGGACCCGCACCTGCTGTCCAACACCCTGATCAACTCGCTGTTCGGCGTCGCCGAGCAGTTCAAGGACCGGGTGGACCTGGCCGCGATGCGTCCCACCGTCGAGTGGCGGACGGCCTCCAGCCCGATGCGCTCCGAAGACTGATTCACCGCGGTGGACGGCTCGACAGCGGTCGCGGCCGTCTCCGCCGCCGGTTGCGCTCTCCGCTCGAACGAGCGGGGTCGTGCCCGGTGATTGGCTTCGGCGGCTGAACCGGATCCCCCGCGGGGTGGACGGACCGGGCGGTTTCGACACGAATCGTCCGGGCATGCCTTCGTGCTCCGGTTCAGCCGTCGGTTGCTCAACGCCGGGGCCTGCTGGCCCCGGCGGCCACTCCTGTCACAAGTGTTCCGATCGCCAGACCGATCACCACGTTCAGGGCGCAGCTGGCGATCTGTGTCTGCAGTGCGGCGTCCGTGGTGAATGGGCGTACCGCCACGGCCACGGTGATCAGCGCGACTATCCAGCCGAAGAAGAGGTTCGGACGCGGTGTGGTCACCAGCAGCAGGTGTATCAGGGCCGTCGCCAACAGCGCCGCGAGTGCGGCGAACAGGCACAGCCGGGCCGTGCTGACGTCGCCCAGCGTTCCGTAGCGCGAAGGACCGAGTACGGGGATTCCCAGCACACCCCGCAGGACCACCACCGCCACGAGCCCTATGAGTGCGGCTACCAGCGCGGTGGCGGCTCCGCCGGTCCACAGTTGCCTGGCGTTGACCGAAGTACGGCCGTTGTCGCCTCGACCGCCGGATGGGCGGGTGTAATCGTCGGACACGGCAGCCTCCCGCCGAAACGGTTACCACCCGACCAGGCTTGAGCACAGCCCTCCGGAGCGCAACGCAGGAGTCCTTACCTCACTCCGAAGAGTGGTTCACGGCTTCGCCGAGCACGTAACCCGCGTGGAGGGGATTACCTCGCAGTGTGTTCGGGTTGGCGTGCTCCGTCGTCACGGATAGCTATTCGCGGATGAGAGTCGCATCGGCGTGTCGGACGTCACCGCGGGCGCGCGAATCCGTGAAGATGATATTCTTCCGAGGAATTCGATCATTGTTCTGGCGGGCTACGTTTCGGGATTTCACGATCTTTTTCAGATCGTTTTCTCGTTGATCGGCGATCTTCGGACGGATCTTTTTGTCTTCTTTGTTGGTGTTTTTACCAGCGGATTCGGCGGAAATGATGTCTCCCCGCCTCGTTCCGTCGGCAAGAGGAAGGGTCGGTTGTTCTCGGCCTGTGGTGCCAAGTGGTCGTTTGGTTGATCCGTTATCGAAGGGTAATCAACCGTCGAGTACTCAGAGTGTTCAACCGCGTTGATTGCGTGCTTTTTCCCTGCAACTAAAGGGTGAACGCTTGATGTCACGGATACATAAAGCTACGTTGCACCAGGTACGTCACGGTTCGGTCACGACGAACTCGATCCCCCGACGAGTAAGCCCGACCCCCGACGGGCAGTGGCCGGACCTCCCCGAGACGGAAAGGCGAGCATGGCCGACAAGAACGACGAGAGTGGCCGTCGCAAGACCTCCACCCTCAAGTCCTATCTGCCTCAATCACTGCGTAATTCTTTTTCCCGTGACTCGCGAACCCCGGTTCGAAACAAGGTGTTGGCGGGTGTGGTCGCCGCCGGTGCGTTCGTCGCTGTGGGATCCCCCTTCGTCGCGGCGACGAACGGAGACGGTTCGGAACCGCAGAATCGTGATGTCGCCCCGGTGGCCGAACAGAGCCCGCTGAGCGCCGCGGTCAACGGCACCCCCGAGTCCCCCGGCTCCGTCCAGCTGCGTAGCGGCGACTCCAAGAACGACGGTTCGGAGCGCCAGAACCTGAACAAGAGCGAGAAGGTTCAGCAGCAGCGCGAGAAGGCCGAGGCCGAGAAGGCCGCGGCAGAACGCGAGGCCGAACAGCGCAAGGCCGCTAAGGAGCAGGCCGAGCAGAAGAAGGAGTTCGAGCGCGAGGCCGCCGAACGGAACAAGTCCGACAACAACGACCAGCAGTCGAAGGACAAGGCCGCGGCCCCCAAGAAGCCCGCGAAGTCCGCCACCCCCGAGAAGCTGGTGCAGAGCGGCTTTCTGACCTCCGGCTATCACAGCCGCGGCGGTACCCACGCCGGTATCGACATCGGTGCTGACACCGGTACACCCATCTACTCGCCGCAGGCGGGCACCGTCATCAGCTCCGGCCCCGCCAGCGGCTTCGGACTGTGGGTCCGGGTCCAGCACGATGACGGCAAGGTCACCGTTTACGGGCACATCCACAGCTCGCAGGTCAGTGTCGGCGAGCGCGTGGAGGCCGGTCAGCAGATCGCGACAGTCGGCAACCGTGGGCAGTCCACCGGCCCGCACCTGCACTTCGAGGTTCGCACCGGCCCCGGTGCGGGGGAGGTCAACCCGATTCCGTGGTTGAAGCAGCTGGGCTACGCCCTCGGCTGACCCCGGGACACTGATCGCGGGCCGCTACCCCAGGTCGTTGCCGGGGATCCGAGTTACCCCCGACACCGGATCCCCGGCAACTCTCCAACAGCGGTTTTCACGCCCCCGGAGGCGTCTCCACCCGGTGAACCCCACCGGTGCGGACGTCACGGGGGCTTTCGCGTGTGACGGGACCCGGCTCTCCGGTCCCGGAACGCCTCCTCGTGTTGTCGGGTGATTCCGAATGCCGGGTACTGGCTCGTTTCACTGCGGCACCGCTGTTCAGGTATCGGTTACCGGTTCGGGGGGAACCTCGACCTCGAGCCGTTCCCGCAGCCAGCTCAGCGTACGGGCCAGCAGTCGGGAGACGTGCATCTGCGAGATACCGATCTGTTCGGCGATCTGGGTCTGTGTCATGGACTTGAAGAAGCGCAGTACCACGATGCGCCGTTCCCGTTCGCCCAGTTCACGCAGCAACGGACGAATCGCTTCCCTGTTCTCCACCTCGTCGAGTTCGGCGTCCGGGGAACCGATCGCGTCTCCCAGCGGTATCTCGTCGGTGTCGCTGAGCAGTTCGTCGAGCGAACTGCTTCGATAGGCGTTTCCCGCTTCCAGCCCCTGGTGCACCTCGTCCCGACTGATGCCGAGATGTTCCGCGATCTCACTGGGAGCGGGGGCCCTGCCCAACTCCTGGGACAGCGTCGATATGGCCGATGAGATGGACAGGTGGCGTTCCTGCAGTCGTCGGGGTACCCGTACCGTCCAGCCGGTGTCGCGGAAGTGTCGCCGCACTTCTCCCATGATGGTCGGCACCGCGTAGGACAGGAAATCGACACCCCGCTGTGGGTCGAACCTGTCCACCGCGTTGATCAGACCGAGTGTGGCGACCTGGATGAGGTCCTCCTGGGACTCACCCCGGTTGCTGAATCTCCGCGCGATGTGCTGCGCGATGGGCAGATGCGCCGTTACCAGCTTGTCCCGCAGTTCCGCACGGCGCCGGTCGTCGTTGTCCAGGTCCGCGAACTCGACGAATAGCGGGGCCAGCTCCTCGTAGCTCTGACCTCGATAGACGTGTTCGGAGTCCGCCTGCGTCACTCGTGGACCATCCGTCCCTTACTCAGCTCGATCCGCACGACGTGTCCGTCGTCGCGGCTGTCGGATTCCTGAACCGAGGATGCCACGGTGTCGGTAAGCGCGCCGAGTACGCGCCAACTGAAGGTGTTCTTACGAGGTCCGGACGGATCGGTGCTGGTCACCTCCGCGGTGAACTCCAGCCTGTCGTCCTCGGTTCGGAATCTGCCCAACAGCTGACTCCGCTCTGCGGCGATGCGAACCAGCGAGGAGCATGCCTCGTCCACGGCCAGCCGCAGATCCGCGATGGTGTCGACGTCGAAATCGGCACGCATGGCGAGATCACCCGCCACGGCGCGCATGACGGGCAACTGCGCAGCGGTGGCGGCTACCCGGACTTCGACCACCCGGGATTCGTCATCCGCCTCAGCGGTTTCGACGTGCTGTGCGGCTTCTTCCGGTGATGCCCGATTCCGGTCCGGATGGGATGCTGACACGCGGACTCCTCGTTCCAACCTCATGCGAGACCACCGCACATCGAATCAAAGGTGCGGAACCGTCCGTCGCTTCGGGGGGTGGCTCGCCCCGGCGGGACAGCCGGTTGCCGCGCACTCCCGGTGCGCGGTGATGTCGAACGGACCTGAACACTCATAGCCGCCTCATACCCGGTAACGGAACGGGACAAACGGATGTCCCCCTTGTCGGGGACGAGTGCGTTCGACCGCGGAGTGTGTGGCTGCCATGGATCCGCGGGAGGGCCACGGGGGCCTAGAAGGCCACCGGCCAGCGGGCGAGGTCCGCTCCGAGAACGGACGAGAGAACCGTCGGCGGGGCGATCGGGCGATTACCCACGTGACGGTTCCCTCGTCCTCCGAGTCCTCGGGCGATCCGGGGACATGTCTTCGGAGCGGTTGTGCTCCGGTTACACCAGCGTGCTCCAGTAGCTCCAGAAAGCTTGCATGATCATTCCGACGATCACCAGGTACCACAGCACCAGTACTACGCTGTGCACCTTGCTGACCGCTGTGACCACTGGCTTCACCGGTCCTGCGGGGATGTGACCGCTTCCCAGGTTGTGCAGCGTGGTGTACCAGAAGACGGCTATGGTCACCACCCAGACGACCATGCAGTACGGGCACAACGCCTGGATCTCGTACAGGCTCTGCCAGATCAACCAGTGTACGAAGACCACGCCGAAGATCGTGCCGAGCTGCATTCCGATCCGGTACCAGCGCGGTGGGCGGAAGCCGGACAGCATGGCGACACCGGTTGTGGTCACGATCGCGAACGCGGCTACCCCGATCAGTGGATTGGGGAAGCCGAACGCCTTGGCCTGATCGCTTTCCATGACCGAGCCACAGGAAACAACCGGATTGATACTGCAGCTGGTCACGTAGTTCGGATTGATCAGACTGAGATACTCCTCGACGCTGAGCGCGAAGGCGGCGAAGAACCCGATGCCGCCTGCGATCAGGTAGAGCCAGCCCAGGCCGCTGCCGAACGGTGCCCGGTCGGAGGGGAGTGGGGAGGGGGAGTCGTCACGTGTGTTCGGTTCGGCGGTCGCGGTCACTTGGCCAGCGCTCCGTCGATCTTGTCACGCAGCTGCTGCAGCGGTTCGCCTCCCTGGGAGAACTGGATCTTCTCGCCGTCGAGGAAGAATGTCGGAGTGCTGGTCACCCCGGCTTTCTGGCCGTCGGATAGGCCCTGGTCGACACGCTGCTGGACCTTGTCGGAGTTCATGTCCTCGCGGAACTGCTCGGTGTCCAGACCGATCTGCTCGGCGAACTCCGTGAACTGCCGCTGTGCGCGCTGCTCGTCGTTGCTGACACCGCTGCTGCTGTTCGCGGGAGCTGCCCAGGAGGAGTAGTTGTCGAACAACTTGTGATACATCGGCTGGAACTCGTCCTGCATGGCGGCCGCTTCAGCCGCCTTCGCGGCCGGCACCGCCAGTGGGTGCATGTCCAGCGGGTTGTTCCGAACCACGAAATTGATCTTGCCCTCGTACTCCTTCTCCAGCTCACTGGTGACGTTCTGGTAGAAGTTGTGGCAGGCGGGGCACTGGTAGTCCACGAACTCGACCAGCGTGGGAGCGCCCTGTCCCGCTTCGACGACCTGGTGGCTGCCCTGGGGGTGCAGCACGGAGGGGTCGACCTTGTTCGAGGATGCCTCGTCGGTCTGATTGCCTCCTCCGAAGATCATCACTCCACCGATGACTGCCACCGCGACGACCAGCACGATCGCGGTCAGGATGATATTGGTCGAAGCCCCGCTGCGCTTCGCCATCGGATTGGTTGTCTTGGGCATCGGCCTGCTACACCTTCGACGGTCGGTTTCCGCGCGAGCGGACTCGCGCACGGACGTTTGTTAAGTTTCCCCT
This portion of the Actinopolyspora lacussalsi genome encodes:
- a CDS encoding hypothetical protein (product_source=Hypo-rule applied; superfamily=54160; transmembrane_helix_parts=Inside_1_12,TMhelix_13_35,Outside_36_75,TMhelix_76_98,Inside_99_125,TMhelix_126_148,Outside_149_167,TMhelix_168_190,Inside_191_202,TMhelix_203_225,Outside_226_386,TMhelix_387_409,Inside_410_415,TMhelix_416_438,Outside_439_447,TMhelix_448_465,Inside_466_477), translated to MTTRLLRAVRQHWLLVLFLFAGVLLRIVVEIAYQPALLYIDSFRYLKDLGVFFPGNINPIGYEVLLLGPVLLVGDLGLVAIVQHLLGLGLALSSYALLMRFGCRRWLAALAVAPVLLDAYQLQIEHLIMSDLLFQVLLLLVVLLLTWWGTPGPRLALLGGLLLGGSVLVRLVGLTLVVPAAVFVLLAAGLRPRDGWKRRLGSALALVAGFVLMLSTYAGYHMYWTGYPALGGSTGSVVFGRTAMVADCERLELTPAQRAVCPEAPVAERKRTGIDYYIHFFHNEVDAAELPEEVSYSEAQHSLAFKVLRSQPFEVFGGIAEDFAKGFAPMRTLSPGDVPLARWQFQTEYPLYTDEWVTRDWLEYYDQGSYSVNERAAGFLRAYQLGGGYTPGTVLGLALVLTVAAMLGVGRARRSGLRAVCLLSGGLGTAVLFTAAAMEFSWRYQLPALVLLPLAGALGITAITGRRIDTKGSATNR
- a CDS encoding glycosyltransferase involved in cell wall biosynthesis (product_source=COG0463; cath_funfam=3.90.550.10; cog=COG0463; pfam=PF00535; superfamily=53448); translation: MPTTFPDEVDEEALADYAARYGDHRFASVVVLIAAYNERDAIPAVLEGIPGSSCDLDVDTLVVVDGASDDTADVAVRHGAYTCVAGTNRGQGAALRLGYRLAAERGASYVVTTDADGQYEIDELPRLLRPILDDEADFVTGSRRLGSSENPQLLRRLGTYVFAWLVSVMTGQRITDTSFGFRAMRVEVANSVRLEQQQYQSSELLVGVLARGYRVREQAMTMRQRVAGVSKKGNNVLYGYRYSRVVLGTWLRERRARRLSGAAGASSPDEQVNEPARAAGE
- a CDS encoding putative flippase GtrA (product_source=COG2246; cog=COG2246; pfam=PF04138; superfamily=48317; transmembrane_helix_parts=Inside_1_19,TMhelix_20_39,Outside_40_43,TMhelix_44_66,Inside_67_86,TMhelix_87_106,Outside_107_120,TMhelix_121_143,Inside_144_158), whose amino-acid sequence is MAATPEPPSKPGGTGRYWRLLRGFAAVSALATISSQLVFVVSYWIGSASTLSTVLGWLAGAVPNFFLNRRNWGSAGSHRLGGELTRFALVSVATFLIAAVATNYTEDLAHNLFADSEVRRVALVWGAYLGTYLLMFVVKFFLLDRVVFATPRRHEQVR
- a CDS encoding UDP-sulfoquinovose synthase (product_source=KO:K06118; cath_funfam=3.40.50.720; cog=COG0451; ko=KO:K06118; pfam=PF01370; superfamily=51735), whose amino-acid sequence is MRILVLGGDGYLGWPTALHLSDCGHDVAVADNFARRAYDHEMGVRSLVPAEPLQVRVDAWREVSGQDIKMYYGDLVDADFTVEMIRDFRPDTIVHFAEQRAAPYSMIDRKHAVYTQQNNVVGNLNVLFAIQEVDPEIHLVKLGTMGEYGTPNIDIEEGWLEVTHKGRTDRMLYPKKPGSFYHLSKVHDSHNIEFACRIWGLRATDLNQGVVYGQETPQTVRDPRLATRFDYDAIFGTVLNRFVIQAVLGHPLTVYGTGSQTRGVIDIRDTVECIRLAAESPADKGEFRVFNQMTESFSVEEIAKTVANNYHGTVEVEYLDNPRVEQDQHYYNVVHTGLVELGLDPHLLSNTLINSLFGVAEQFKDRVDLAAMRPTVEWRTASSPMRSED
- a CDS encoding hypothetical protein (product_source=Hypo-rule applied; superfamily=81442; transmembrane_helix_parts=Inside_1_24,TMhelix_25_47,Outside_48_69,TMhelix_70_92,Inside_93_98,TMhelix_99_118,Outside_119_127,TMhelix_128_150,Inside_151_156), translated to MSDDYTRPSGGRGDNGRTSVNARQLWTGGAATALVAALIGLVAVVVLRGVLGIPVLGPSRYGTLGDVSTARLCLFAALAALLATALIHLLLVTTPRPNLFFGWIVALITVAVAVRPFTTDAALQTQIASCALNVVIGLAIGTLVTGVAAGASRPRR
- a CDS encoding hypothetical protein (product_source=Hypo-rule applied; transmembrane_helix_parts=Inside_1_20,TMhelix_21_43,Outside_44_90), which codes for MSDVTAGARIREDDILPRNSIIVLAGYVSGFHDLFQIVFSLIGDLRTDLFVFFVGVFTSGFGGNDVSPPRSVGKRKGRLFSACGAKWSFG
- a CDS encoding murein DD-endopeptidase MepM/ murein hydrolase activator NlpD (product_source=COG0739; cath_funfam=2.70.70.10; cog=COG0739; pfam=PF01551; superfamily=51261; transmembrane_helix_parts=Inside_1_39,TMhelix_40_62,Outside_63_313), producing the protein MADKNDESGRRKTSTLKSYLPQSLRNSFSRDSRTPVRNKVLAGVVAAGAFVAVGSPFVAATNGDGSEPQNRDVAPVAEQSPLSAAVNGTPESPGSVQLRSGDSKNDGSERQNLNKSEKVQQQREKAEAEKAAAEREAEQRKAAKEQAEQKKEFEREAAERNKSDNNDQQSKDKAAAPKKPAKSATPEKLVQSGFLTSGYHSRGGTHAGIDIGADTGTPIYSPQAGTVISSGPASGFGLWVRVQHDDGKVTVYGHIHSSQVSVGERVEAGQQIATVGNRGQSTGPHLHFEVRTGPGAGEVNPIPWLKQLGYALG
- a CDS encoding RNA polymerase sigma-B factor (product_source=KO:K03090; cath_funfam=1.10.10.10,1.10.601.10; cog=COG1191; ko=KO:K03090; pfam=PF04539,PF04542,PF04545; smart=SM00419; superfamily=88659,88946; tigrfam=TIGR02980) → MTQADSEHVYRGQSYEELAPLFVEFADLDNDDRRRAELRDKLVTAHLPIAQHIARRFSNRGESQEDLIQVATLGLINAVDRFDPQRGVDFLSYAVPTIMGEVRRHFRDTGWTVRVPRRLQERHLSISSAISTLSQELGRAPAPSEIAEHLGISRDEVHQGLEAGNAYRSSSLDELLSDTDEIPLGDAIGSPDAELDEVENREAIRPLLRELGERERRIVVLRFFKSMTQTQIAEQIGISQMHVSRLLARTLSWLRERLEVEVPPEPVTDT
- a CDS encoding serine/threonine-protein kinase RsbW (product_source=KO:K04757; ko=KO:K04757; pfam=PF13581; smart=SM01092; superfamily=55447), producing the protein MSASHPDRNRASPEEAAQHVETAEADDESRVVEVRVAATAAQLPVMRAVAGDLAMRADFDVDTIADLRLAVDEACSSLVRIAAERSQLLGRFRTEDDRLEFTAEVTSTDPSGPRKNTFSWRVLGALTDTVASSVQESDSRDDGHVVRIELSKGRMVHE
- a CDS encoding putative membrane protein (product_source=COG4243; cog=COG4243; pfam=PF07884; smart=SM00756; superfamily=53774; transmembrane_helix_parts=Outside_1_25,TMhelix_26_48,Inside_49_83,TMhelix_84_106,Outside_107_115,TMhelix_116_135,Inside_136_141,TMhelix_142_164,Outside_165_189,TMhelix_190_212,Inside_213_215) codes for the protein MTATAEPNTRDDSPSPLPSDRAPFGSGLGWLYLIAGGIGFFAAFALSVEEYLSLINPNYVTSCSINPVVSCGSVMESDQAKAFGFPNPLIGVAAFAIVTTTGVAMLSGFRPPRWYRIGMQLGTIFGVVFVHWLIWQSLYEIQALCPYCMVVWVVTIAVFWYTTLHNLGSGHIPAGPVKPVVTAVSKVHSVVLVLWYLVIVGMIMQAFWSYWSTLV
- a CDS encoding protein-disulfide isomerase (product_source=COG1651; cath_funfam=3.40.30.10; cog=COG1651; pfam=PF13462; smart=SM00935; superfamily=52833; transmembrane_helix_parts=Inside_1_12,TMhelix_13_35,Outside_36_245) gives rise to the protein MPKTTNPMAKRSGASTNIILTAIVLVVAVAVIGGVMIFGGGNQTDEASSNKVDPSVLHPQGSHQVVEAGQGAPTLVEFVDYQCPACHNFYQNVTSELEKEYEGKINFVVRNNPLDMHPLAVPAAKAAEAAAMQDEFQPMYHKLFDNYSSWAAPANSSSGVSNDEQRAQRQFTEFAEQIGLDTEQFREDMNSDKVQQRVDQGLSDGQKAGVTSTPTFFLDGEKIQFSQGGEPLQQLRDKIDGALAK